The genomic region gcgccaggcgcacggtctgccaaacttgcaaaatccgcctggccacacccagctggcgaagcgcaggtgcgctgtgccCCCGCCTCgcctggtctgcgaaactagagccctgaATCTCACAAGCCAATCAAGTCTTGTAAAAAAAGTCCTAATTCTTCATAAACATACAAACCCTGCCTGTGTGGCTTAGCATAGCACCATTAGACAAAGGCCTCCCTACATTTTATGGATCTTTTgtgatttaaagggacactcCAGTTATTTGATATTACATTTCcataaacagcagcagaggctcATATCCTTACTTTTTATCCCTAATATAGCTCAAGCTCCAAAAACATCAATCGTGACAACAGAGCTTGAACCCGAAGAACAAACCAGCACTAACTCAGTAGGGTTCTCCCCTTCAGGGCTTGAACCCTAAAAATCCCACAATatcatttatttcatatttcagtttttaGCAGCGTTTTCACTTTCTCAGAAAATAatgcataaaacaaacaaacaaacaaacaaaaaaacgatTCATGCCAGGTTCAGAGTACACAACATCTTTTCTGACAGTCAGCATGTCTGAATAGGccattgtggagtcataaaatcttgcgttacttggccgacagacatcaCAGACTACATACTGGTCCATGACCAATCATCTTTTtgtattgttattataattactattattaattcactcactgtggctgttcatgtcccagccAAACTGTTATTGTATTAATGTAATGAGTGCCACCAGATAGTAGGAgtcaagtcactgaatcctccacaacaacttcctgcaaatgtttcgcAATAAAGGCCTTTTGTAGAatatgaagggattctctccaCCACAATGATAAGAGgcttttaattttgaaatgacCGCATCATGCATTAAATTTaacaggaaaaacagaagcagatTACAAATAACAACGAAAAATAGAGGGAATGAGAAATAAAGACCTGTGTGTAAAAATATAGGCCTGTGCTTAAtgttgtttgtttcaaatgaagctggcaCCCTCTGTAGTTGTGTTAAGTAAAGACCCAGCCCCTATTTGTAAATTGTATTCCTTTATATCcttctccattatgaagaattAACATTTtctgctagcttgatgctaattgCAGAATTGACCAGGTTGCtcaagtgcctctgctgtttcatgccagcatttttctttttgcactCTGTCGTGGTAGTGCTTAGCAAAAATATCAGAAAGGCTGTGGTGTTATCATACAGTTGTCTGCGCAGCAGATCACTCTGTGTTCATATGAGTCAAACTGatggtaaaaaacaaataaatcaaatcaagcatgctagtctttttttaaaaatgtcgcGAGGCATCCCTGACGCAGCGTTGTCATCtgctatgacacactacacgggATAAAACGACTGATTATCACGCATGACACTCACTGTCGTTCATGATCCGAGCCGACACTGTAGGACGGCTGCGTTGGGCTATAATTGTACCGATACCTTGTAGTCTGAactaggcttgtgccggtttgaaaattttacAGCccatttgatttaaagccaaatatctaaccgaaccgatagatcgaattatatacctaattttaccactgggggtcgcatttgagctatttttcccaataaaagcccattataggtgtaatgcgcttccaatccactaggtggcggtgGTGCTGTATTAACTGCCAATACgcaaggttacacaagaagaagaagaagcaggacACCAAGACATTAGGGCAAAGACAGTGGATAAACCAGTTATAATAGTAGTAACAGTACAGTATAGAATACTGTATAGTACagtagtaatccagtatctttggttagggcaacaaactgaatgactgctgactccctcgcacttttccccacccctaatgaaatttgatctctcgcagcagcagcaaacagctgagcagagctgctgagtccctctgcagcctctgagacaaactaaacaaaacacttgtaggctcctccactttATTTATACtcaaacataaaccttattaagttgtcataatgcatgttacaatgcaatgcgGACCGAACCGGTTAAACCGGAAATCGGCACAAGCCTAGTCTGAACCCGGCATTACTTAATGCACTGAGTTACAGAGGCTAGTGAAACAGCAGCCAGCTCACGTGTGAGTTTGACTCTCGACTATTTTTAAATACTGACTTGGTCTCCCCATAACTATCAAACTAATTATGACATGTAAAAATCCATGGAGTGACCCTTTAAACTCGACATTTGTTATTTAAATCACCAGACAATTTAACCATTACGGGATGACAATATGACATATTTAAATGATTGTGATTGTTGCCTCTGTTTCTTTTAAGTTGTGCAGCACCCTAGAGGGTCAGTGGtaacacagcaaaaacacagtGTCCAATTTTACACTTTCCCTAACCTGGTCAACCTCAACATAGTATTATGCTCATGTGTGTTACACAGTCGTGCtaatgtatacagtatattgtgaGCACATAATCTCCTCAAAACGTATATGTGTTCCCTATAGGATGATTCTGGTTTATCACAACTTTGGCCACTGTTTCTATTATAAATTGTCATGGGACATTGTCCCTTTGTCGTGGGACACCATGACAtatcaagaaacacaagcagtcagACAATCAGTCAGCTTTTAGACAAGCTAATAGTTTAACCCGATTATCAAAACCAATAAGATCAGTATGGTACTGTAAATGGAAACGAGAAGTCAGTTTATAACTTGtgataaatgtttaaacatcAGACCGTTTTATTATTCTTTATCGTGATTTGCTGTGTTGCCAGATAGTCAGCAGTTAACTTGATGTGTATAATATATCTGAGCAGAGTGATGATGACCAAAACTATAAtgaagtgagtgagtgagtaatAAACCCAAATTATGCTTTAAATTAGGCTAACAAGTGATGCCAACTATTTCAGACTATTACTTTGCAAGTTTTGTGACTTCTCCTCTTCGTGTTGATCTTCCTCTTATTCATCATTCCAGTCTGTACAGATGTAAAGCGAAAGTGCGGTCAGTCAAGTGTGGCATCCACTTGCCTTTACTGAATTCGTTTGTTAGTCCAAAAGGAGTGTAAGGCAGCCCCAGGACTCCAGGAGACATCTGTGGGTAGATACAAAAAGCCAGGTTCATGTGCTTTACTCTGTCATTGTAAGAGTGTTACTTTATTGTGGCTTTGTTAACAGACCGGATGCCAGCAGCTCCAcactttctttctcctcctACAGTACGTGCTCCATGCATTGATAAAGCAATCTTTATGCTTATTCCTCCCTTAAACATTTTACTGGATGTGTAGATTTCATGTTCATGCctggtttgtttctgtttctgttctttgacaaaaatgttCTACATAGTACCAAAGATGGTTTCTCTACCATAACCACTGCAGAATGCTCTGTGGTGCTTCAAAGAACCCTTTTGGCATACATAGACTTAAAAACAGCTTCACTAAGTATCAGGAAAAGGTTATTCTAGGTTGGCACCAGAAAAGAACCATTTGAAAATGTGTATTAAACAgattatttaaagaaaatacatcatatttatcttttatttaccagtttgtttgttgtttacttgTTGCCGTAAATTTGGAAATGAAATGCACTGTGGAGTCATAACAGAAGCACTGCCACATTACAAAACCCTTGAAGCACCCTCCTTTTCTGGGCGGAGACTGCTGGTTTGTCATAGAGAAAAACATATACACAGTGTGCATATGTATGTTTAGTGTCTGTCATGTCAGTCGTCCAGGTGCTGTTCCTCCCATGTAGACGTGGGGATTGCACTGTAGGGGTCCATGATGACCTTGGCGCAGCGGATGATCATGGCTaccagcagcagacagaggaaGGCAATGCAGGCCAGAGTCAAGCCCTGGTCCACGTCCACAAAGGCTGGCTCTTCAGTGCCCTCCACCTCCATGACTGCtgttgtctgctgctgctgtcctcaGACACGCCTACACACCCTGCTGCCATCCTGTAAACCTGACTGGagatacacagagagaggaagaagatacATATGTTGAGTCATGTAGATGACTGAGGGACTGAAGCCATGACATCCTCACAAAAGCCATCACAAAGAGTGTGTCTCAAACTCAAACATACTTTCGTTAGTACACTTcagtatagtacagtatgtgcactatgtacttctTGCATTGTGCACTAATTTTAACAGGGCACTGTTGCCTCAAATCACGCTCTGTTGTTCAGCACTCACCGGAAGTGACaaaagctttttcttttctttttttaaccatctcttcttttttgtcttctttttaaacaGATGATGGAGCATTACTGCCAACATTTGACCGCTATCTCCGCCCACAAACTTATGCTACAACATcaatgctgattaaaatgtgccACCATAGCTAGAGGCAAGTTGGGCAGCTAGCaaatgctaacgttaactagcaagctaacattagcatgcattattgtaccaaatcattacagacccaacaaacattactgatGGCTTCTCAACAGTATTGGTACATAGTGCAATTACCATGTATAACTAACAGGCTCCTTGTTGTCCCCAGCCACCTTGTCAAAAGTTGAGAAATTTGTTATGTCACAAAGGTTGCAACCACTGAAGGTAGTGTCCGTCATTCCACACaacttttggactgttgagTGCGCCAGTACTACACTGCATTTTCCCATGCGGTGTGAACACATTTGGCATACTTGTGCACttaaaatattaagtgtttagtacagaagtatgtgatttgcgacacactgaaaatgtccaACATGCCTGAGGCCACATTCACATGAATGTGTATCTCTGGGAATCTGGTGATTTCCCacaaatgtgaaatgtaaaaggGTCCAATGTATGtaagaagagaggaaaagcaGCCCTCTGTCATCTCCCTGCTTCTACAACTCTGTTCACCaaagcaagagaaaaaaaacatgccctGGTTCTTTATACAAAATGTTATGAATGCCACATTGTATATTTTAGCCTGGGGGTGTGAGGAGATATAGTGGCAATATGAATGTATACAAAGCACGGGGTTATGTGTGACCTTTCAGCACaaggtgtttggtttgtttcacTTGATGAACCAAATAATTAGTGTTATTAGTCTATCACAGTCTAATTACACTCAATGCACTGGACCATAAATTCAGAATGAAAGGACCCAGAAAGCTTTGACAGTGTatcagttgttgttgttcaggtCTCAAGCAAGTTACTGTGGTGAGAAGACACATTCATGTACCTTCCTTTGGGGGTTTGTAGTGTTGCATGAAGTTGGATGTTGTGGTGGTCATGCCACTGATTTTTGAGCTGCAGACCTTGCGTACTCCttttctcttctgtctctcaaaatcaaggatccttccttggtaggatGAGTCCTTCCAAGAAAGTATCCTCTATAGGCTAACCCACAGCAGACTGAGGAGGTTTCAGGGTACTGTAataattttggcacttttgaacaaatgtaaacagtatTATCAGGGTCACATTTGgggagaatatatttctggattaCACTTAAGAGTAAGTGGAGTAATGAAGTAAAGACAACAGCTGAAAAAAGTGCTAAATTATCATTTACAATACTTACATAGACGCAGAATCACAAagtgtttcatattttatggGTGTATCACCACACTCTCTGCTACAGTAATATGAATAGTGGATCTGATCTGATGAGCCGAGCTGCTCTGAAACAGCTGACCCGCTGCCTATACATGATACCGATGTGTAATCTTCTGAAATATGTTCACCTCAAAACAAATGAGTGATGCTTTGACCTGCAGCATATTCTAATGTCTTTACTGTGGCAGTTCTCACCACGATTCCCCCGAAAAATACACTAATTGCAGCTGACAGAATGAAAGCAATTATCATGTCATTATCATGTGAATAGTGGGGGAAGAGGGGAGGTGGacgctccatctctgctgtaaatgatttatttaaaaacttttttgatttatctaaatcacattattttaaaaatctcattatttggcagtggacacattggaaagtgtgaattatgaggtttctgtcagtATTTTCATGCTTTATGATAAAAATTCCTAGCgatattaatccaaataaattacatatttatctAAATTCTGCCGAGCAAGTGTCATTGAAGAGGCCCCAccttcacttccagcaaatcGTGTGCAAAGCATTGTGAGGATTTTATACccgctgaggatacacacatgcatccttggaaTCTCTCTGAAAGGAGTACTCTGTCCTCTGTGAAATtcggaaggatccttgacattggaacagtccttccaCAAGGTTCGATGAcatagcctccttgaaattcagctgtTTGAGGATCCTTCGTTGACTCTGAGTCATCACATATTGCTGCTTTTTCAGTGGTCTTTCATGTTTACATATTACCCACTAGTTATCCATGTGCTGTTGATATTTCCAGATACTGCAACGTCGgtatgtggttaggttgagaaaaaaacatcatggtttggctctacattcatactgGAGGCGAACACTAGCCTCCTTGGTAAAAGTCCAGGTTTGTTGTATCCATCCACCACCATTCCCACCCACCATATAGGTCCTTTTTAGCTCCTTATATTACCTTGCTACTGGCAGCGTTTCAAACTGACTCATATCATACTGCCGTGACAGATGCTGTCCAGCTGACCAATGGCAAATCATAACACTGCGAAAGGTAGCTTTGGCGTCAGTGTCTAACGCTGAAACACTGACAATTTGAGGACTTTGGAATGAGCATAAGGTGATCATTCACAACATCCTTGAATCCAAATGTTATTATATTTAGTCTACCCCCTCCATGATAGCTCCTTCTACTGGTCCCATTGTGACCTAgtaggttgccaggtttgtGCACATTGTACT from Epinephelus moara isolate mb chromosome 1, YSFRI_EMoa_1.0, whole genome shotgun sequence harbors:
- the LOC126388649 gene encoding cortexin domain-containing 1-like; translated protein: MEVEGTEEPAFVDVDQGLTLACIAFLCLLLVAMIIRCAKVIMDPYSAIPTSTWEEQHLDD